The proteins below come from a single Miscanthus floridulus cultivar M001 chromosome 1, ASM1932011v1, whole genome shotgun sequence genomic window:
- the LOC136537793 gene encoding protein PHYTOCHROME-DEPENDENT LATE-FLOWERING-like: protein MGISFKLSKVGVRVQPAARSASAALAQAAEAEKPGAGEKEGSLSESRREDNFVERGKDVNGIKILPACSKEILPDHEVSFTFSLYERGYLISKSASMDPSQISIQDGKTLHPYDRASEKLFSAIEAGRLPGDILDEIPSKYYNGSVVCEIRDYRKHVSNEAPASSAELGLPIVNKVRLRMTFENVVKDITLLSDDSWTYRDFVEAEARIVRALQPELCLDPTPKLDRLCQDPVPHKLSLGIGKKRRLRQNPEVVVTSSNMSHGKKVCIDRLPENAKVDEMGITSSNAAQQVGDNITIQNISVLGGSQTPRPNNSSQDAARMHLSQSGLQQALSYSAAGNDRMAGLPANFSGINSSISSPQSMIGYNDTVAANGLLSVKREMQDAPLQDPKRIKPTGGIDHVQQQQIRPQPLGGQEMQWKNHQLHPQLDVKGMQYASSLSGQRYPSSMMSNMQDPGSSLYFNHQHNLRYGAKQEQMDGSDKSKDALQSMAPESSMLDQQQSQAQHLPQQSAARNNVPNMGQWQNTRFAAEKDLKKEEIIPRRKLAPSSRAPSGPMVQSPVSSKSGEISSSSMGGQFGSAVTSAVIGVQKDKFAANSNAAVGFPSVASSPSDSMHRIQQPAVASSKRKTNSVPKTQPPVSAVGSPASVSNMHAPLNASSPSIGTTPMGDQAILDKFAKIDNISHRFQLFNKKNKVDKISQKKTITNQSHQDVARCLNSCFHSENYKDTTRPLCNSMISGTINTCKTRVINFVSTNRMYQGHSRPFQVIFKETSDETVKMQYGDLEDFDGPNSYDCVFILPTKYYADLLAEQLIPLMLQDGHSKADDKVLRGTPLANLSTLSGILPDNLVSDVKQEGGVSQQLNAAAHANVAPGTQMQQLPVNRMLSSASSNQVLAMQQGYMQGAAMPPRSQQLDHNLVQQPQQQQSQQQPLQQTAQAQMQQPSSLPLNQMQRPQLLPTSPLSQMLGPGSNLPMGSSQIGNNKAPPTSLQLQMLQAQQQQPMSRKVMMGLGSAMNMGNMVNNVGLGGLGNVMGMGNVRPISSPMGTMSGLGNNSNPMNMGMASNLAGLRPGMNPATFAKMRMGLAQQRAAGMYPGMVGMPGSSSPILPSSAGLSMMGQPLNRSNLGPLQRAMLSSMGPPKMPGGNFQLNPQQQMQLQQQLQQQQLQQNPQQQQQLHQNPQQQQQQMQQLQQQQQIQQQLQQQQLQQQLQQQQQQMGSPLKQAQVGSPAGSQQSLMMQQQISPQQMGQQAAMSPQLSSGTLQQMSNIVANPVATPGPPPSPQLSSQTHGSVNSIANSPMEQLQGANKGGPGSM from the exons ATGGGGATCTCGTTCAAGCTGTCGAAGGTCGGGGTCCGCGTGCAACCGGCCGCGCGCTCGGCGTCCGCGGCGCTGGCACAGGCGGCGGAGGCGGAAAAGCCGGGCGCGGGGGAGAAGGAGGGGTCCCTGTCTGAGTCGAGACGCGAG GACAACTTCGTTGAGAGAGGAAAAGATGTCAATGGCATCAAAATTTTACCAGCGTGCTCCAAGGAAATTTTGCCAG ATCATGAGGTTTCTTTCACATTTAGCCTCTATGAGAGAGGTTATCTCATTTCAAAGTCAGCATCT ATGGATCCGAGTCAGATCTCAATTCAGGACGGCAAAACACTGCATCCCTATGATAGAGCATCGGAAAAGTTATTCTCT GCCATTGAAGCTGGGAGGCTACCTGGCGATATTCTTGATGAGATACCAAGCAAGTACTATAATGGATCAGTTGTTTGTGAG ATACGTGACTACCGAAAGCATGTGTCCAACGAAGCGCCTGCATCATCTGCTGAGCTAGGATTACCTATTGTGAATAAAGTACGACTGCGAATGACCTTTGAGAATGTTGTAAAGGACATTACCCTTCTATCTGATGATTCCTGGACTTACAGGGATTTTGTG GAAGCTGAGGCTCGCATTGTGAGAGCTCTACAACCAGAACTTTGCTTAGACCCTACACCTAAACTGGATCGACTTTGTCAGGATCCTGTTCCGCATAAG TTGAGCCTCGGTATAGGAAAAAAGAGGAGGCTGAGGCAAAATCCTGAAGTTGTTGTCACATCCAGTAACATGTCTCATGGTAAAAAGGTTTGCATTGATAGGTTACCTGAAAATGCCAAAGTTGATGAGATGGGCATCACTAGCAGTAATGCAGCTCAGCAGGTTGGTGATAACATTACCATCCAAAATATCTCGGTCTTGGGTGGTTCTCAGACACCTAGACCAAATAATTCTTCACAAGATGCCGCCAGAATGCATTTGTCCCAATCTGGTCTACAGCAAGCCTTAAGTTATTCTGCTGCTGGTAATGATCGTATGGCAGGACTGCCTGCGAATTTTTCTGGAATCAATTCAAGCATTTCATCTCCTCAGAGCATGATTGGTTACAATGACACTGTGGCTGCCAATGGCCTTCTATCTGTGAAGAGGGAAATGCAAGATGCCCCGCTTCAAGATCCTAAGAGAATAAAGCCAACTGGTGGCATTGATCATGTACAGCAGCAGCAGATAAGGCCTCAACCCCTTGGTGGGCAGGAGATGCAATGGAAGAACCATCAACTACATCCACAATTAGATGTCAAGGGGATGCAGTATGCATCTTCACTGAGTGGTCAGAGATATCCTTCTTCGATGATGAGCAACATGCAAGATCCAGGATCTTCCTTATATTTCAATCATCAGCATAATTTGAGATACGGTGCTAAGCAAGAGCAGATGGATGGTTCTGATAAGTCGAAAGACGCCTTGCAGTCTATGGCACCTGAAAGTTCCATGCTGGATCAGCAGCAATCCCAGGCTCAACATTTACCACAGCAATCAGCGGCAAGAAACAATGTTCCAAACATGGGACAGTGGCAAAATACTCGGTTCGCAGCTGAGAAGGACTTGAAAAAAGAAGAAATAATTCCAAGAAGAAAATTAGCACCTAGCTCTCGTGCCCCTTCTGGGCCTATGGTTCAGTCTCCAGTGTCCTCGAAATCTGGAGAGATATCAAGCAGTTCAATGGGTGGCCAGTTTGGTTCTGCTGTGACATCAGCTGTAATAGGGGTACAGAAAGATAAATTTGCTGCAAATTCCAATGCTGCAGTTGGATTTCCTTCTGTAGCTTCCAGTCCTAGTGATTCCATGCACCGAATACAACAGCCAGCTGTTGCTTCCTCCAAGAGGAAAACAAATTCTGTCCCCAAAACTCAACCGCCTGTGAGTGCTGTTGGGTCTCCAGCCAGTGTTTCAAACATGCATGCTCCGCTGAATGCGAGCAGCCCATCGATTGGAACCACACCTATGGGAGACCAAGCAATCCTTGATAAATTTGCAAAAATTGATAATATTTCCCATCG GTTCCAGCTTTTCAATaagaagaacaaggttgataaAATATCTCAAAAGAAAACCATTACCAATCAAAGTCATCAAGATGTAGCTAGATGTCTCAATAGTTGTTTCCATTCTGAGAATTATAAAGATACAACAAGACCTCTTTGTAATTCTATGATTAGTGGAACTATAAACACGTGCAAGACTAGAGTGATAAACTTTGTGAGCACAAACCGCATGTACCAAG GTCATTCAAGGCCATTCCAGGTTATTTTCAAGGAAACGTCGGATGAAACTGTAAAAATGCAATATGGAGATCTAGAAGATTTTGATGGTCCAAATTCATATGATTGTGTATTCATATTACCGACAAAG TACTATGCCGACTTGCTTGCAGAGCAGCTTATTCCCCTT ATGTTGCAAGATGGGCATTCTAAAGCTGATGATAAAGTCTTGCGTGGCACCCCCCTTGCTAACCTCAGTACACTATCTGGAATTTTACCAGACAATTTAGTGAGTGATGTAAAGCAAGAGGGAGGTGTAAGCCAACAACTTAATGCTGCAGCCCATGCAAATGTGGCACCTGGAACACAGATGCAACAGCTTCCTGTCAATAGGATGCTATCATCTGCAAGTAGCAACCAGGTTCTAGCAATGCAGCAAGGTTATATGCAAGGGGCAGCCATGCCTCCAAGGAGCCAGCAGCTTGACCACAATTTGGTTcagcagccgcagcagcaacAGTCACAGCAGCAACCACTGCAGCAAACTGCTCAAGCCCAGATGCAGCAACCATCCTCTCTTCCACTGAACCAGATGCAAAGACCTCAGCTTCTCCCCACGAGCCCATTATCTCAGATGTTGGGGCCTGGCTCAAATCTCCCAATGGGCTCAAGTCAGATAGGTAACAATAAGGCTCCTCCTACATCCTTGCAGCTTCAAATGCTACAGGCACAACAGCAACAACCTATGTCTAGGAAAGTGATGATGGGGCTTGGCTCAGCCATGAACATGGGCAATATGGTTAACAATGTTGGTCTTGGCGGCCTTGGTAATGTTATGGGAATGGGCAACGTGCGTCCCATATCCTCCCCCATGGGAACAATGTCAGGCTTAGGTAACAATTCAAATCCAATGAACATGGGAATGGCATCCAACCTTGCTGGACTTCGGCCAGGTATGAACCCTGCTACTTTTGCCAAGATGCGTATGGGGTTGGCACAACAAAGGGCAGCAGGCATGTATCCTGGAATGGTTGGAATGCCTGGAAGCAGCTCTCCAATCCTTCCTAGTTCAGCTGGCTTATCTATGATGGGCCAGCCGCTAAACAGAAGCAACCTTGGTCCCCTGCAGAGGGCCATGTTGTCGTCTATGGGCCCTCCAAAAATGCCAGGAGGTAACTTTCAGCTGAACCCTCAACAGCAAATGCAGCTCCAGCAgcagttgcagcagcagcagctccaacAGAACccccagcaacagcagcagctccATCAGaacccgcagcagcagcagcaacaaatgCAGCAGCTACAGCAACAGCAACAAATACAGCAAcaactgcagcagcagcagctccaacaacaactgcagcagcagcaacagcaaatGGGATCTCCGTTAAAGCAGGCACAGGTGGGCTCACCTGCTGGCTCGCAGCAGTCGCTGATGATGCAGCAGCAGATAAGCCCACAGCAAATGGGACAGCAGGCTGCAATGAGCCCCCAGTTGAGCTCAGGAACTCTGCAGCAAATGAGCAATATCGTGGCCAACCCTGTAGCCACTCCAGGCCCTCCCCCAAGCCCGCAGCTGAGCTCCCAGACCCATGGGTCAGTCAACAGCATAGCTAACTCCCCGATGGAGCAGCTGCAAGGCGCCAATAAGGGAGGTCCTGGTAGCATGTAA